One part of the Bdellovibrio bacteriovorus genome encodes these proteins:
- a CDS encoding LysR family transcriptional regulator, which translates to MPVRIENQVQWLNYHHLHYFHVIAKEGSIAKAAEKLNMGQPTLSIQLKQLEESLGKNLFERRKQRLFLTEAGKIAFEYADQVFRLGAEMVEVLQDRMQNNRVHVQIGALDSVPKPIISEVVLQAYKQGNCAVSVLEGAGNDLLRELSAHQIDLLLSNYPPNVDFQTVYAKSIAKLDVVVCASAKYKHLRRDFPYSLEGQPFIFPTIHSRLRRDLEHYFSINGIRVDRIAETQDTSLQKLLGQEGVGLIPIVEVAASDLIREKKLVVLGTLPGIYEEIWLMAANRKIDNPIAAKLMKGFTL; encoded by the coding sequence ATGCCCGTTCGTATCGAAAATCAGGTTCAATGGCTGAACTACCATCATCTGCACTATTTCCACGTTATTGCCAAAGAGGGCAGTATCGCCAAGGCCGCCGAAAAGCTGAACATGGGTCAACCGACTCTTAGTATTCAATTAAAGCAGCTGGAAGAGTCCTTGGGAAAGAATCTTTTCGAAAGACGCAAACAACGCCTGTTTTTGACAGAGGCGGGGAAGATCGCCTTTGAATATGCCGACCAGGTGTTTCGCCTGGGGGCGGAAATGGTGGAGGTTTTGCAGGATCGTATGCAGAACAACCGTGTGCACGTACAAATTGGAGCGCTGGACAGTGTGCCCAAACCGATCATTTCTGAAGTGGTGCTTCAGGCCTATAAGCAGGGGAACTGTGCGGTTTCGGTTTTGGAAGGTGCGGGCAATGATTTGTTGCGCGAACTCAGCGCGCATCAGATTGATCTGCTGCTTTCAAACTATCCTCCGAACGTGGATTTCCAGACGGTGTATGCCAAGTCCATCGCCAAACTCGATGTGGTGGTGTGTGCCTCGGCGAAGTACAAACATCTGCGTCGGGATTTTCCGTATTCACTGGAAGGTCAGCCGTTTATTTTCCCGACCATTCACAGCCGTCTGCGCCGGGATCTGGAACATTATTTTTCTATCAATGGCATTCGTGTGGATCGCATCGCGGAAACTCAGGATACCAGTCTGCAAAAACTGCTGGGTCAAGAGGGCGTGGGGCTGATTCCGATTGTGGAGGTCGCAGCATCGGATCTGATCCGGGAGAAAAAGCTGGTGGTGCTGGGAACATTGCCGGGCATTTATGAAGAGATCTGGCTGATGGCGGCCAACCGCAAGATTGACAATCCAATCGCGGCGAAGTTGATGAAGGGTTTTACATTATAA
- a CDS encoding transglycosylase SLT domain-containing protein, translated as MRATTPHLYKMLFLTLCFSMGWNMKPVDFHLDLASKEEKGLAAPFNLNASKAKVENKKEEETTSEPIPIIEHALDKIEKTKSFQSLFGWGDNVANRNCDTCQEEIRNMRYMQCNAQNNYLEAEMKTAVESQNSLLGDLIRAPIKANSIIKASCIQMGMNTKFGVSSKTFRQCNAAGAARQAFRPCISENYFKMVNNSFELVSSCMKDFIAPGKDEETQNLDVRAVYALINIESGFHVNAMSGTGAGGIGQFTAPAIQDVNSNELNAVRISLEGNKNPLCSRLSMELLDKMEPIRPGKAQSCERISLKNGNPMKNMIYTYAYLKGVKADMNNMIFENKNYKNKFRMSEFDLNKIKRALMVWSHNTGPAGTWTPAKTLLNTFYRGKTVTNADQFIQQMQQYMQKFPASANKSSARRKETSRYFPEITKTLNNIENAVGGGTCVN; from the coding sequence ATGAGAGCTACCACACCCCATTTGTACAAAATGCTGTTTCTGACCCTTTGCTTTAGCATGGGCTGGAATATGAAACCTGTGGACTTCCATTTGGACCTGGCTTCCAAGGAAGAAAAGGGGCTGGCAGCGCCATTTAACCTGAACGCCTCCAAAGCCAAAGTGGAAAACAAAAAGGAAGAGGAAACAACCTCAGAGCCGATTCCTATTATTGAGCATGCCCTCGACAAGATTGAAAAAACCAAAAGCTTCCAAAGCCTGTTTGGCTGGGGTGACAATGTTGCCAACCGCAACTGCGACACCTGCCAGGAAGAAATCCGCAACATGCGCTACATGCAGTGCAATGCCCAGAACAACTATCTGGAAGCAGAGATGAAAACGGCCGTGGAATCACAGAACAGCCTGCTGGGTGATCTGATCCGTGCACCGATCAAAGCAAACTCCATTATTAAAGCGTCGTGCATTCAAATGGGCATGAACACGAAATTTGGTGTCAGCAGCAAAACCTTCCGTCAGTGCAATGCCGCTGGCGCCGCCCGCCAGGCCTTCCGCCCTTGTATTTCTGAAAACTACTTCAAGATGGTGAACAACAGCTTTGAACTGGTCAGCTCTTGCATGAAGGACTTTATTGCTCCGGGCAAGGACGAGGAAACACAGAATCTGGATGTTCGCGCGGTTTACGCTTTGATCAATATCGAATCCGGCTTCCACGTCAACGCCATGAGTGGCACCGGCGCTGGCGGTATCGGCCAGTTCACCGCCCCTGCTATTCAGGATGTGAATTCCAATGAACTGAACGCGGTTCGTATCTCTTTGGAAGGCAACAAGAACCCTCTGTGCAGCCGCCTTTCCATGGAGCTTCTGGATAAGATGGAACCGATCCGCCCGGGCAAAGCGCAGTCTTGTGAACGCATTTCTTTGAAAAACGGCAATCCAATGAAGAACATGATTTACACATACGCTTACCTGAAAGGGGTTAAAGCGGACATGAACAACATGATCTTCGAAAACAAAAACTATAAAAACAAATTCCGCATGTCTGAATTTGACCTGAACAAGATCAAGCGTGCTTTGATGGTTTGGTCCCACAACACCGGCCCGGCAGGAACCTGGACACCGGCAAAAACTTTGTTGAACACATTCTACAGAGGAAAAACCGTGACCAACGCGGATCAGTTCATCCAGCAAATGCAGCAGTACATGCAAAAATTCCCGGCCAGCGCCAACAAATCCAGCGCTCGTCGCAAGGAAACGTCCCGTTATTTCCCTGAGATCACAAAAACTTTGAATAATATCGAAAACGCAGTAGGAGGTGGCACATGCGTAAACTAG